A single genomic interval of Saccharospirillum mangrovi harbors:
- a CDS encoding M20/M25/M40 family metallo-hydrolase: protein MTHSTTHQMTSLPQPNVERLTKTLFELLAIDSPTGDTAAMETHLEQRLAAFDVTLQRTQRGQVLAATGANPKRALAAHVDTLGAMVQAIRPDGRLELTPLGTWSARFAEGGRVTVKTDHGPIRGTVLPQLASGHAYNEAVDQQPVGWSQLALRLDIDSQTAAQTLAAGVLPGDIVCFDAQPELSNGFINSRFLDNKASIACTLEMLALLHEAGVKPASPILLAYTNAEEIGLGAGTALPAGLESLISLDIAPVAPNQTSRETAITLGMKDSLGPHSRSLLAELEQLCQAHQLPYVRDVFRHYHSDCSSALHAGHDLRTALVGFGTDATHGYERTHLDSLVALCRWLVAYALADNVDNE from the coding sequence ATGACTCACAGCACGACCCACCAGATGACCAGCCTGCCCCAACCCAACGTTGAACGTCTGACCAAGACGCTGTTCGAACTGCTCGCCATCGACAGCCCGACCGGCGATACCGCCGCCATGGAAACGCATCTGGAACAACGACTCGCCGCCTTCGATGTCACCCTTCAGCGCACCCAGCGCGGCCAGGTGCTCGCCGCCACCGGCGCCAACCCCAAGCGCGCCCTGGCCGCTCATGTCGATACGTTAGGTGCCATGGTGCAGGCCATTCGGCCGGATGGCCGGCTGGAACTGACGCCACTGGGCACCTGGTCGGCGCGCTTTGCCGAAGGCGGCCGGGTGACGGTGAAAACCGACCACGGGCCGATTCGAGGCACCGTTCTGCCGCAACTGGCATCGGGCCACGCCTACAACGAGGCGGTTGATCAACAGCCGGTCGGCTGGTCGCAATTGGCATTGCGCCTGGACATCGACAGCCAAACAGCCGCGCAAACGCTGGCCGCTGGCGTACTGCCCGGCGATATCGTTTGTTTCGATGCACAGCCGGAATTGAGTAACGGCTTTATTAACAGTCGCTTTCTCGACAACAAGGCATCCATCGCCTGCACGCTGGAAATGTTGGCGCTGCTGCACGAAGCCGGTGTAAAGCCGGCCAGCCCGATCTTGCTGGCCTACACCAACGCCGAGGAAATCGGCCTCGGTGCCGGCACGGCTTTACCGGCGGGGTTGGAATCGCTGATCAGCCTCGACATCGCACCCGTTGCGCCCAACCAGACCAGCCGTGAAACCGCCATAACGCTGGGCATGAAAGACAGCCTCGGGCCACACAGCCGGTCGCTGCTGGCCGAACTGGAACAACTTTGCCAGGCACACCAACTGCCGTATGTGCGCGATGTGTTCCGCCACTACCATTCCGATTGTTCATCGGCGCTGCACGCCGGGCACGACCTGCGCACCGCCCTGGTCGGCTTTGGTACGGATGCCACGCACGGCTACGAACGCACTCATCTGGACAGTCTGGTGGCGCTGTGCCGCTGGCTGGTGGCGTATGCGCTGGCCGATAACGTCGATAACGAATAG
- a CDS encoding putative bifunctional diguanylate cyclase/phosphodiesterase, whose translation MDSNQQFINYHQTLMKLCHSKEFIQDTRRNKLTTLTALCSELLGVGRVSVWWLQNGGEGIESEILYHQGDGHRYEPIFLARQGNPAYFEALMQARVIDASDARQDPRTRAFNDHYLQPTGIYAMLDAPIFDDGQLSGVICLEALQPREWSLADISLATAVADTISLINTHEAWSQSQQQLDYVTHFDDLTGLPNLNSLRGRLHRLTLDDAPFALLWIDLDRIKAINDGMGQVIGNQIIGEVANRLRHLSIPGKDKIARVGGDEFLMVIRRQADPEALRQLTQSILTTLSTPMQLHDQWVSTTASVGISFWPVDGQDSDSLLKHAEAAMYHAKENGRNQVQFFNSSISADARSRFQLESQLRQAIRNQELDVHYQPIIRAGDSGLVQLEALVRWNHPTHGLLPPVRFLDLARSAGLMAELGMAVMRRACEHIRQAQQAGMQLPQMAINLAPEQLLDPQLPERLKEVYEAYGLSGQCFDFEITEDVIKADTENLRGLLKQLVELGAGLSIDDFGTGYSSLARLKHLPFAKLKIDRSFVKELPTDSDDCAITLSILGLARGLGMAVVAEGVETEDQERWLTEQGCDYLQGYRYSRPVPFDQLMMTVLKAAG comes from the coding sequence ATGGATTCGAACCAGCAATTCATCAACTACCATCAGACCTTAATGAAGCTTTGCCACAGCAAAGAGTTCATTCAGGACACACGGCGCAACAAACTGACGACGTTAACCGCTCTGTGCAGCGAATTGCTGGGCGTTGGCCGGGTCAGTGTCTGGTGGCTGCAAAACGGCGGCGAAGGCATCGAAAGTGAAATCCTCTACCACCAGGGCGACGGCCACCGTTACGAACCCATCTTTCTCGCCCGCCAGGGCAACCCGGCGTATTTCGAAGCGCTGATGCAGGCACGCGTCATCGACGCCAGCGATGCCCGCCAGGACCCCCGCACCCGCGCCTTCAACGATCACTACCTGCAACCGACCGGCATTTACGCCATGCTCGACGCGCCGATCTTCGATGACGGCCAACTCAGCGGCGTTATCTGTCTGGAAGCCTTGCAGCCGCGCGAATGGTCGTTAGCCGACATCTCACTGGCGACCGCCGTCGCCGACACCATCAGCCTGATCAACACTCACGAAGCCTGGTCGCAATCGCAGCAACAACTGGATTACGTCACCCATTTTGACGACCTGACCGGCCTGCCCAACCTGAATTCACTGCGCGGCCGGCTGCACCGCCTGACGCTCGATGACGCGCCCTTCGCGCTGCTGTGGATCGACCTGGACCGCATCAAAGCCATCAACGACGGCATGGGCCAGGTAATTGGCAACCAGATCATCGGTGAAGTCGCCAACCGACTGCGGCATTTATCCATTCCCGGCAAAGACAAAATCGCCCGCGTCGGCGGCGATGAATTCCTCATGGTCATTCGTCGCCAGGCCGACCCGGAAGCCTTGCGTCAATTGACTCAAAGCATTCTCACCACCCTGTCGACACCAATGCAGCTGCACGACCAGTGGGTGTCGACCACCGCCTCGGTTGGCATCAGTTTCTGGCCGGTCGACGGGCAGGACAGCGATTCACTGCTCAAACACGCCGAAGCGGCCATGTACCACGCCAAAGAAAACGGTCGCAACCAGGTGCAGTTTTTCAACAGCTCCATTTCCGCCGACGCCCGTTCGCGCTTTCAATTGGAATCGCAACTGCGCCAGGCGATTCGCAATCAGGAACTGGACGTGCACTACCAGCCGATCATCCGCGCCGGCGACAGCGGCCTGGTGCAACTCGAAGCACTGGTGCGCTGGAACCATCCGACGCATGGCCTGTTACCGCCGGTCCGTTTTCTCGACCTGGCGCGCAGCGCTGGATTAATGGCCGAACTCGGCATGGCGGTGATGCGCCGCGCCTGCGAACACATTCGTCAGGCGCAGCAAGCCGGTATGCAATTGCCACAAATGGCGATCAATCTGGCGCCGGAACAACTGCTCGACCCGCAATTGCCGGAACGTTTAAAAGAAGTTTATGAAGCCTACGGTTTGAGCGGCCAATGCTTCGATTTCGAAATCACCGAAGACGTCATCAAGGCCGACACCGAAAACCTGCGCGGCTTGCTGAAACAACTGGTGGAATTGGGCGCGGGCTTATCGATTGACGATTTCGGCACCGGCTATTCGTCGCTGGCACGGCTCAAACACCTGCCCTTTGCCAAGCTGAAAATCGACCGCTCGTTCGTCAAAGAACTGCCCACCGACAGCGACGACTGCGCCATCACCTTATCGATACTGGGGTTGGCGCGCGGCCTGGGCATGGCCGTGGTGGCCGAAGGCGTGGAAACCGAAGATCAGGAACGCTGGCTCACCGAACAAGGCTGCGATTACCTGCAAGGCTACCGCTACAGCCGGCCGGTACCGTTCGATCAATTGATGATGACGGTGTTGAAAGCCGCCGGTTAA
- a CDS encoding kelch repeat-containing protein, with the protein MLRPNFRFHRTFVWLLLCFALSACVPNPFEFTEPGTARLVTDERFNNPVLSQAGIIEYRSSNTDVATVDANGLVVALAPGQSQITATQTLGERIQSIDYSVEVITRQASLSAWVGPLGSELQLSDGTEGVNLFTTSDANCNPIQFANCANSQSQRLRGGVQRSTSSAAVTLSQPGYVRLQHGEHEWSGMLSADRFVGRYTHTVAAFQGRLWVMGGVDPAPLADIWSSSDGTHWAPHEWLEQPPFEGGSDNYAVVFNDQLWVINTQHGTVWSTIPSPDHDTGFVWQQQGDIGLGYTPRSNSQVIVANNAEGEPRIWLLGGGLRNDVWTFDGTNWQEDRADGDANGFAARSAHQAVAYGGRLWVIGGFADGKMSNDVWSSDDGITWRQDTEHAEFAARVHHRVMAYNDGSGEQLWLVGGQSLQAVRGLNDVWSSRDGIHWTQRQVDADFPPRLAHTLAVFHQQLWVVGGFAPRNLNDAWSTRNGEDWQQHTAEAPFSGRQGHQAVAFDHRLWVIGGTEGGTTNLPSYQNDLWSSSDGLHWQRHLRHAAFSGRWSHQVVAFNQRLWLVGGLDRYGYQSDVWSSADGLHWERLLTQAPFAGRRGHALVVFDQRLWVIGGQSADGNHNDVWSSPNGIDWTEETSAASFTARWGHQVVVFNGQLWLIGGTEETGGGGGTNDIWFSSDGRHWQLRVDEAEFAPRFGHQVVVTQEAGSERLWLVGGGITTTGTDSRNDIWTSRDGVHWRSEPYEDGSRFSGRIGHQALVFNPYLWVIGGADVTKTPKHDIWRSVDGASWQKGLQVDVEFQ; encoded by the coding sequence ATGCTTCGACCCAACTTTCGTTTTCATCGCACCTTTGTCTGGCTGCTGCTGTGTTTTGCACTCAGCGCCTGTGTTCCCAACCCGTTTGAATTCACCGAACCCGGCACGGCCAGGTTGGTGACCGACGAACGTTTCAATAACCCCGTGCTCTCGCAAGCCGGAATCATCGAATACCGCAGCAGCAACACCGACGTCGCGACTGTAGACGCCAACGGCCTGGTGGTGGCCCTAGCCCCCGGCCAAAGCCAAATCACCGCCACCCAAACGCTGGGCGAGCGCATTCAGAGCATCGATTACAGCGTGGAAGTGATTACCCGCCAGGCCAGCCTCAGCGCCTGGGTGGGGCCGTTGGGCAGTGAGCTGCAACTCTCCGATGGCACCGAAGGGGTGAATTTGTTCACCACCAGCGATGCCAACTGCAACCCCATTCAATTCGCCAACTGCGCCAACAGCCAAAGCCAGCGCCTGCGCGGTGGCGTGCAGCGATCCACCTCCAGCGCGGCCGTAACGCTGAGCCAGCCGGGTTATGTTCGCTTGCAGCATGGCGAACATGAGTGGTCGGGGATGTTGAGTGCGGATCGGTTTGTGGGGCGATATACCCATACCGTGGCCGCTTTTCAGGGGCGGTTATGGGTGATGGGGGGGGTCGACCCAGCCCCCTTAGCTGACATCTGGTCCTCATCCGATGGCACTCACTGGGCGCCGCACGAATGGCTCGAACAGCCGCCGTTTGAAGGCGGCAGTGATAACTATGCCGTGGTGTTCAACGATCAGCTCTGGGTGATTAACACCCAACATGGCACCGTCTGGTCCACCATCCCCTCGCCCGATCACGACACCGGCTTTGTCTGGCAACAGCAGGGCGATATCGGCCTGGGCTATACCCCTCGCAGCAACAGCCAGGTCATCGTCGCCAACAACGCCGAGGGCGAGCCGCGCATCTGGTTGTTGGGTGGGGGCTTGCGCAACGACGTCTGGACGTTCGACGGCACCAATTGGCAAGAAGATCGGGCCGATGGCGATGCCAATGGTTTTGCCGCTCGCAGCGCGCACCAGGCCGTGGCTTACGGTGGCCGGCTTTGGGTGATCGGTGGGTTTGCTGATGGCAAGATGAGCAACGATGTCTGGTCGTCCGACGATGGCATTACCTGGCGGCAGGACACCGAGCACGCCGAGTTTGCGGCGCGCGTCCACCATCGAGTGATGGCCTACAACGACGGCAGCGGGGAACAACTGTGGCTGGTGGGTGGGCAGTCTTTGCAGGCAGTGCGAGGCTTAAACGACGTCTGGTCCTCCCGCGATGGCATTCACTGGACACAGCGTCAGGTCGATGCCGATTTCCCGCCCCGATTGGCCCACACCCTGGCCGTCTTCCACCAGCAGCTTTGGGTGGTGGGGGGATTTGCCCCTAGAAACCTGAACGACGCCTGGTCCACCCGCAACGGTGAAGACTGGCAACAACACACCGCCGAAGCCCCGTTCAGCGGCCGCCAGGGCCACCAAGCCGTCGCCTTCGACCATCGGCTTTGGGTGATCGGGGGTACTGAGGGTGGCACTACTAACTTGCCTTCCTACCAAAACGACCTCTGGTCCAGCAGCGATGGCCTGCACTGGCAACGCCACCTGCGCCATGCGGCTTTTTCCGGTCGCTGGAGCCATCAAGTGGTGGCGTTCAACCAACGGCTGTGGCTGGTGGGCGGGCTGGACCGCTACGGGTACCAAAGCGATGTCTGGTCCAGCGCCGATGGCCTTCACTGGGAACGTTTGCTGACACAAGCGCCATTCGCCGGCCGGCGCGGCCACGCCCTGGTGGTGTTCGACCAACGCCTGTGGGTGATCGGCGGCCAATCTGCCGATGGCAACCACAACGACGTCTGGTCGTCCCCCAACGGCATCGACTGGACCGAAGAAACCAGCGCAGCCAGTTTCACCGCCCGGTGGGGCCATCAGGTGGTGGTGTTCAACGGTCAGCTTTGGTTGATCGGTGGAACAGAAGAGACCGGCGGAGGGGGCGGGACTAACGACATCTGGTTCTCCAGCGACGGCCGCCATTGGCAGCTGCGCGTAGACGAAGCCGAGTTTGCACCGCGTTTTGGTCATCAGGTGGTGGTCACTCAGGAGGCTGGGAGTGAACGGCTTTGGTTGGTGGGCGGTGGTATTACCACTACTGGAACTGACAGCAGAAACGACATCTGGACTTCCCGCGATGGCGTGCACTGGCGCAGCGAACCCTATGAAGATGGCTCACGGTTCTCCGGCCGCATTGGCCACCAGGCCTTGGTCTTCAACCCGTATCTCTGGGTGATTGGCGGGGCAGATGTAACAAAAACCCCCAAACACGACATCTGGCGCTCGGTCGATGGTGCGAGCTGGCAGAAGGGGTTGCAGGTGGACGTTGAGTTCCAGTGA
- a CDS encoding NADH:flavin oxidoreductase codes for MTTSALDTSVLFQPYDLGSVTLKNRLVMAPMTRAMAPQGIPGQANADYYRRRAEGDVGLILSEGTVINRPVSRNEPGIPFFHGEAALAGWKSVIDAVHQAGGRMGPQIWHTGTAPSASGWKADGEMESPSGLFAPEKPAGKVMTDADIADTIAAFTQAAVDAKRLGFDVVEVHGAHGYLIDQFFWSGSNQRNDQWGGDSLLKRANFGIEVVKSIRQAIGPDFPLILRLSQWKQQDYSARLANTPAEMESWLTALSDAGVDVFHCSQRRFWEAEFPEVDGDNGLNFAGWAKKLTGKTTISVGSVGLDGEFFGAFAGKGSQQTDIGRLIQRMERNEFDLIAVGRALLSDAQWVQKIQRGANDELLGFNPADLAKLA; via the coding sequence ATGACAACCTCTGCACTGGACACCTCCGTCCTCTTCCAACCCTACGATCTGGGTTCCGTCACCCTGAAAAACCGCCTGGTTATGGCACCGATGACCCGCGCCATGGCGCCGCAAGGCATTCCCGGCCAGGCCAATGCCGACTACTACCGCCGCCGTGCCGAAGGCGATGTGGGTTTAATTTTGTCTGAAGGCACGGTGATCAACCGGCCGGTATCGCGCAACGAGCCGGGCATTCCGTTCTTCCACGGCGAAGCCGCACTGGCCGGTTGGAAATCGGTAATTGACGCTGTGCATCAGGCGGGCGGCCGCATGGGCCCGCAAATCTGGCACACCGGCACCGCACCGAGCGCCAGCGGCTGGAAAGCCGACGGCGAAATGGAAAGCCCGTCTGGCCTGTTCGCGCCGGAAAAACCGGCCGGCAAAGTGATGACCGATGCCGACATCGCCGACACCATTGCCGCGTTCACGCAAGCGGCGGTCGATGCCAAACGTCTGGGCTTCGATGTCGTCGAAGTGCACGGCGCACACGGCTATTTGATCGACCAGTTCTTCTGGTCCGGCTCCAACCAGCGCAACGACCAATGGGGCGGCGACAGCTTATTGAAGCGCGCCAACTTTGGCATTGAAGTCGTTAAATCGATCCGCCAGGCCATCGGCCCGGACTTCCCGTTGATTCTGCGTTTAAGCCAATGGAAACAGCAGGATTACAGCGCCCGCCTCGCCAACACCCCGGCGGAAATGGAAAGCTGGCTGACCGCTTTAAGCGACGCCGGTGTCGATGTGTTCCACTGCTCGCAGCGGCGTTTCTGGGAAGCGGAATTCCCGGAAGTCGATGGTGACAACGGTTTGAACTTTGCCGGCTGGGCCAAAAAACTGACCGGCAAAACCACCATCAGCGTCGGCTCGGTGGGTCTGGACGGTGAATTCTTCGGTGCCTTTGCCGGCAAAGGTTCGCAACAGACCGACATCGGCCGTCTGATTCAGCGCATGGAACGCAACGAATTCGATCTCATTGCCGTCGGTCGTGCACTGCTCAGCGACGCCCAATGGGTGCAGAAAATTCAGCGCGGCGCCAACGATGAACTGCTCGGTTTTAACCCGGCGGATCTGGCGAAACTGGCATAA
- a CDS encoding winged helix-turn-helix transcriptional regulator: protein MSFGPCFSIDCPNRALFAEIADKWSMMILTVLEEQPRRFNDIKRLLEGISQKSLTQTLRRLERNGIVTREVISSSPVAVQYELTEMGRSLLQPYKALYRWTIEKMPEVNEARDAFDQRQPA, encoded by the coding sequence ATGTCATTTGGCCCCTGCTTTTCCATCGATTGCCCCAACCGGGCGCTGTTCGCCGAAATTGCCGATAAGTGGTCGATGATGATTTTGACGGTGTTGGAAGAACAGCCTCGGCGCTTTAACGACATCAAACGCCTGCTCGAAGGCATCTCGCAGAAATCACTCACTCAGACGTTACGCCGGCTGGAACGCAACGGCATCGTCACTCGCGAGGTGATCAGCAGTTCGCCGGTCGCGGTTCAGTATGAATTGACCGAGATGGGCCGCAGCCTGCTGCAACCCTACAAGGCGTTGTATCGCTGGACGATTGAAAAAATGCCGGAAGTGAACGAGGCGCGCGACGCTTTCGATCAGCGCCAGCCCGCCTGA